Within the Mycobacterium gordonae genome, the region CATCTCCTCGCAGGCCGGCTGCGGCATGGCGTGCCCGTTCTGTGCCACCGGACAGGGCGGGCTGACCCGCAACCTGTCGACCGCCGAGATTCTCGAGCAGGTGCGGGCGGCCGCGGTCGCGCTGCGCGACGACTTCGGCGACCGGTTGTCGAACGTGGTGTTCATGGGCATGGGCGAGCCGCTGGCCAACTACTCGCGGGTGGTGGCCGCGGTGCGCCGCATCACCGAGGCGCCGCCGTCCGGCTTCGGTATCTCGGCCCGTTCGGTGACGGTCTCGACGGTGGGTCTGGCCCCGGCCATCCGCAGGCTGGCCGATGAGCGGCTGGGAGTGACGCTGGCATTGTCGCTGCACACCCCCGACGACGAGCTGCGCAACACGCTGGTGCCGGTCAACAACCGGTGGCCGGTCAGCGAGGTGCTGGAGGCGGCCCGCTACTACGCCGACGTCACCGGTCGGCGGGTGTCGATCGAGTATGCGCTGATCCGCGAGGTCAACGACCAGCCGTGGCGGGCGGACCTACTGGGCAAGCTGTTACATCGCGCGCTGGGGGCGTTGGCGCATGTGAACCTGATTCCGCTCAATCCCACACCGGGCAGCGATTGGGACGCCAGCCCCAAGCCGGTCGAGCGGGAATTTGTCAGACGTGTTCGCGCGCAGGGTGTTTCATGCACGGTGCGGGATACCCGCGGCCGCGAGATCGCCGCCGCGTGCGGACAGCTGGCCGCCGGGGGCGGGTAGCTGGAGCGCACGCCGTTGAGCCGCCGCGTGCGGACAGCTGGCCGCCGGGGGCGGGTAGGCGAGCCGCAGCCCGGATCATCCGCCCCGTCGATCTACCGGACCGGGTGTTGAACCTTTCCCTGCCGTCAATACGTCGTCACAACAAAGCCGGCGAACAGAGGGGTGCCATGAAATCGCTTTTCCCGCTGAAAATGTTCACCGCCGCAGCCGCGGTGGCCCTGATACTCGGCCTGGCCGCCGCTCCGCGCGCAACCGCCGCCGACGACCGCCTCAATTTCACCGGCACCACGCTCGGCGGCGCCCCGTTCAACGGAGCCAGCCTGCAGGGCAAGCCCGCGGTGTTGTGGTTCTGGACGCCGTTCTGCCCGTTCTGCAATGCCGAAGCTCCCGGCCTGAGCCAGGTCGCGGCCGCGAACCCGGGCGTCACCTTCGTCGGCATCGCCGCGCATTCGGACGTCGGGCAGATGCAGGGGTTCGTCTCCAAGTACGGCCTGAACTTCACCAACCTCAACGACGCCGACGGCGCGATCTGGGCACGCTACAACGTGCCGTGGCAGCCGGCGTGGGTGTTCTACCGTGCCGACGGATCCTCCACGTTCGTCAACAACACCACCTCGGCCCTATCGCAGCAGGACCTGCAGGGCCGGGTCGCCGCGCTGACGTCCTGAAGGGTGAACCACGCCCTGATCGGCTTGGCCTTCGCCGCCGGACTGGTGGCCGCGCTGAATCCGTGTGGCTTCGCCATGCTGCCTGCCTACCTGCTGCTGGTGGTGCGAGGACGGCAATCGGTGAGCCCGGTCGCTGCCGTCGGCCGGGCGCTTGCCGCGACCCTGGGCATGGCGCTCGGCTTCCTGACCGTCTTCGGCGTGTTCGGCGCCCTGACCATCTCGGCGGCATCCACCGTGCAGCGCTACCTGCCCTACGTGACGGTGGCGATCGGTGTCGTGCTGCTCGCGTTGGGTATCTGGCTGCTCTCGGGCCGGGAGCTGACGCTGCCGGCGCCGTTCGGCCCACGCTGGGCTCCGACCGCGCGGCTGGGTTCTCTCTACGCGTACGGCGTGAGTTACGCGGTCGCGTCGCTGTCGTGCACCGTCGGGCCGTTCCTGGCGGTCACCGGGGCCGGACTGCGCGGCGGCTCGGTGCTCGACGGCGTGGCGGTCTACGGCGCCTACGTGGCCGGGTTGACGCTGGTCGTCGGGGCCTTGGCGATCGCCGCGGCAACGACGCGCTCGACGCTGGTCGCCAGGACGCGGGCGGTCCTGCCGTTCGTCTCCCGCATCAGCGGTGCGCTGCTGCTCCTGGTGGGCGCCTACGTCAGTTATTACGGCTGGTACGAGGTGCGATTGCTCGGCGCGAATGCCAGCCCCGAAGACGCCGTCATCGCCGCAGCCGGCCGCTTGCAGGGGCCGCTGGCCGGCTGGGTGCACGAGCATGGCGGCTGGCCATGGGCCCTGGTGCTGGTAATCGCATTGGCAAGCGCGCTCGTTGGCGCCTGGTGGCGCCGACGGCGCGGCGCCGATAACACCAGAACGTGGTAATCGGCGACGCCGTTTCGATCGGCCTAGGTGTTCAGCTGGTGGTGACGTTTTTCCAGGCGACGTCGCCGTCGGATGACCGCGGCGCGGCGCCGCGATTCTCGGCGCTACTCAGGGCCGCCACAGCGGCGCAAATCGATTGGCCGACGCCGGCCAGAGCAGCACGGGGTTCATCCAGGCCGGCCACAGCAACGCCGGGTTCGCCTTGTGCGGCGGCCAGTTGTGGTCGTAGGCGTAGGCCCACACCTCCCACGGGTTGTCGTAATAGGCGGCAGTCTCGACCAGGCTGTACAGGTTCTCGTTGGGATGAAATAACCAGTAGCCCGTTCCGACGACGGCGCCACCGACCATCCAACCGACGTAGGTGGTCTGGAAGATGGGGCCGAAGACCCTGCTTTGCCAGACGTGCACCTGTTCGTGA harbors:
- a CDS encoding protein disulfide oxidoreductase, translated to MKSLFPLKMFTAAAAVALILGLAAAPRATAADDRLNFTGTTLGGAPFNGASLQGKPAVLWFWTPFCPFCNAEAPGLSQVAAANPGVTFVGIAAHSDVGQMQGFVSKYGLNFTNLNDADGAIWARYNVPWQPAWVFYRADGSSTFVNNTTSALSQQDLQGRVAALTS
- a CDS encoding cytochrome c biogenesis CcdA family protein; amino-acid sequence: MNHALIGLAFAAGLVAALNPCGFAMLPAYLLLVVRGRQSVSPVAAVGRALAATLGMALGFLTVFGVFGALTISAASTVQRYLPYVTVAIGVVLLALGIWLLSGRELTLPAPFGPRWAPTARLGSLYAYGVSYAVASLSCTVGPFLAVTGAGLRGGSVLDGVAVYGAYVAGLTLVVGALAIAAATTRSTLVARTRAVLPFVSRISGALLLLVGAYVSYYGWYEVRLLGANASPEDAVIAAAGRLQGPLAGWVHEHGGWPWALVLVIALASALVGAWWRRRRGADNTRTW
- the rlmN gene encoding 23S rRNA (adenine(2503)-C(2))-methyltransferase RlmN; the protein is MVQELVFEAPRRGKPPRHLADLDAAGRADAVAELGLPAFRAKQLAHQYYGRLIADPHQMTDLPAAVRDAVAASMFPMLLSAAREVTCDAGQTRKTLWRAGDGATIESVLMRYPQRNTVCISSQAGCGMACPFCATGQGGLTRNLSTAEILEQVRAAAVALRDDFGDRLSNVVFMGMGEPLANYSRVVAAVRRITEAPPSGFGISARSVTVSTVGLAPAIRRLADERLGVTLALSLHTPDDELRNTLVPVNNRWPVSEVLEAARYYADVTGRRVSIEYALIREVNDQPWRADLLGKLLHRALGALAHVNLIPLNPTPGSDWDASPKPVEREFVRRVRAQGVSCTVRDTRGREIAAACGQLAAGGG